The genomic segment TTATTGGTAACTACCTCTCCAACTTCACCATTACCCCGGGTGACTGCACGTACTAATTCTCCATTCTCATATGTTAAAACGATGGTTAATCCGTCTAATTTCCATGATAAAATACCTTCGTGACTTCCAAGCCAACTCTTTAGTTTACTTGTTTCCTTTGTTTTATCAAGAGATAACATTCTTTGCTCATGCTTATATTTAGGTAATGAACTCAATATTTCATACCCAACTTTTCTGGTTGGACTATTAGCTAATACAATACCCGATTCATCTTCCAATTTGACAAGCTCATCGTATAACTCGTCGTATTCAAAATTAGTCATTATTTCTTTATTGGCTTGATAATAAGCCTTGTTGGCTTCATTAATTATTTTTACTAGTTCTTTTATTCGATTATAATCTTTCATCTGCTCACCCATTATTCTTTAACTTCTATTGTTAATAGTATTAACACTATTACTCTTTTCTTATGTTACTTATGACATCATTTTATCATACTCAAAATCATTTTAAAACAAGAAAAAAGGAAACACAGCAATTCCTACTGTATTTCCCTATTAACATAACCACTTCTTCTTCTTTTGTAGCATTATTATAACCTATTTTTACCACTTTGTCCAGTATTTATTTACAGTTTGTAATAAATTTTCAAAGCCTTAAAATGATGCATTTTCAACTGTATTGCCACAAATAGTAACAAAAAATCTATTATTTTTTTGATAATATTTTAACAATTAAACACTTGTGTTTTGCGAGGTAAAATGTTAATATCTTGTTGTGAGTTCGTAAACTCATATATGTCATTCCTTATCAAGCTAGTAATATAAAGATAGATGCTGGTTTATCTATCTAATCTCACTTTTAAAAGGAGTGGTTATAATGTTAACAATCTATGTGTGCATCGGCAGTGCATGTCATTTAAAAGGTTCTTACGATGTGATTAATGGTTTTCAGGAGCAAGTTAAAGCCCAAAAACTTGATGGCTCCATATCCATCAATGCCGCCTTTTGCTTAGGTCATTGCACAGAAGCAGTTTCAGTCAAAATAGATGATGAGATTCATTCTGTTACACCAGATATCGTTGAAGACTTTTTTAATAAAGAAGTATTAAGGAGACTGGACTAATGCAGATCATGGACTTTTCATCAGCTAACTGTAAAAACTGCTATAAGTGCATACAAAATTGCCATGTTAAAGCTATCAAGTTAATCGACAATCAAGCCACCATTATGAAAGATCGCTGTATCGCTTGCGGGCAATGCTTTGTAGTTTGTCCACAGAATGCACGAAATGTGGTATCTGATTTAGATGTTATTCAAAGCATGCGTAAAAAGAAAAAATTGATTGCCTCAATAGCGCCGTCCTACTTAGCTATTTATGACAACCCACAAACATTAATAAATAGCTTAAAGGCACTAGGATTTTCCCATATCGAAGAAACAGCTATTGGTGCAGAAACGGTCAGTCAACAATATGCATCATACATGAAAGAACATAAACTTGATAACTACATAACATCGTGTTGCCCTGCTATTACTACAATGATTGAAGTTTATTATCCGGAACTCTTGCAATATTTACTGCCCATTGAATCGCCAATGGCAATTCACAGTAAAATGTTAAGAAAAAAATATGGTGAAGATGCTTTCATCACATTTATTGGTCCTTGTATTGCAAAGAAAAAAGAAGCATTCTATTATAAACAGATCGGTACTTTGGATGCTGTTCTCACATTTGAAGAAGTTGAAAATTGGATTCAACAAGAAAATGTGGTGGTTACGGAAGAATCAAGAGAAAAGGCAAGCAATCATCTATCAGTTGGACAATCTTACCCCATGGAAGAAGGTATCATTGTCGGACTTCAGGATTGTATTAATAGCTTAGGTTATGAAACATTATCTGTTTCTGGCTTAGAAGGGTGTAAATCTGTTTTCAGTTCTCTATGCAAAGGTGAGATCAACGGTACCTTCATAGAGGCTAACGCATGTATAGGAAGTTGTATAGGCGGACCGGCACTTCCTAAGTCTGCAAAAGGATCATCAATCTTTGTACGTCAATTGAACCTAACTCGCAGAAAAAGTAAAAACCCACTTACTCTTTCTAACAGTGTTCAGACCTATCAGCGTCCTTTTAGTAGCAAACCTATTGCGAAAACAGAGATATCTGAAGATGAAATTCAGAGAGTACTTCACTCCATGGGTAAATACAGCAAGGCTGATGAGCTAAATTGTGGAGCGTGCGGATACGATACCTGTATCGAAAAAGCCCGTGCTGTATTTGAAGGCATGTCACATCCGGAAATGTGCATCCATTTCATGCGAGAGAAAGCTGAGAGTTTAACGAATACTATTTTTGAACATTCTCCAAATATTATCTTTTTGCTTGATAAGGATTTAAATATTATTCACTTAAACCCAGCTGCTAAAAAGATTTTTATGACTTCTACTACTATCCAAGGACAACCCATAAGCAGGCTCCTTAATGGGGAAGATTTTAAACTAGTAAAGTCAACTAAAGAACACATAATAGGGAAAAAAGTCTCATACTTGAAATACGGTTTAGTCTGTATTGAAAACATTATTTATCTTGAAGAGCAAAATAGTTATTTAGTGATCCTTCATAACTTAACTGAGCAAGTCAAACGGGATGATGAGCTGGCTAAGTTAAAAAAGAACACCTTGTCAGCTGCACAAAACGTCATTGATAAGCAGATGCGTGTGGCCCAAGAAATTGCCGGGTTATTAGGTGAAACCACTGCCGAAACCAAAATCACCCTGATGAAATTGCAACAGATTGTTATTGGTGAAGAAGGTGACATAAAATAATGAACTCTTTTGTAGACATTGCTACAAATAGCATCAATAAATTTGGTGAAGAATTGTGCGGAGATAAAGTTGAAATAATTAAAAACGAAGATAGCATTATTATTGTTTTATCCGATGGATTAGGTAGTGGCGTCAAAGCCAATATATTAGCAACCATGACATCTAAAATAGCTGCTACAATGCTCAAGGAAGGTGCTAGTATTGAAGCCACTGTTGATACGATTGTCAAAACCCTCCCTGAATGTAAAGTACGAAAACTGGCTTACTCTACCTTTTCCATTATCAAAATTGATGAATCAGGTCAAGTTTATATCGTTGAATACGATAATCCATCTGTTTTGATTTACCGAAATGGTCTTGATTACCCCATTGAACGAAAAGAGAAGAATATAGGGACTAAGACCATCAAAGAGGGGCATTTTAAACTTCAAAAAGGTGATATGATCTCTCTCATAAGTGATGGTGCTATTCATGCAGGTGTTGGTGCTCTTCTCAACTTAGGTTGGCAATGGGACAGTGTCAACGAATATCTACGCGACCTAAATAATGTTGAAAAAACGGCTAATGCCATAGCTGGAAACTTTATAAGTGTATGCAATAATCTCTATGATGATCACCCTGGTGATGATACAACCATTGTCACTGTTAAAGTTCGTGATAAAGAAGAAGTGGAACTCTTCACAGGTCCTCCTTCAGATAAAACAATTGATCATTGGATCGTTGATAACCTGGTCAATTCAATGGGTAAAAAAGTTATCTGCGGAGGGACTACTGCTAATATCGCTTCTAGAGAATTGAAGCGGGATATCATTGTTGACTTAGATTCTTATAACAAGGATGTGCCACCAATGGCTTATATGGAAGGTTTCGACCTTATTACAGAAGGTGTATTAACCTTAAAAGCTGCCTTAGAAAAACTCAAAACTTATAGTCAACAAGATTTTAATAATGTGGATGCTCATCGTTTATCTGGGAATGATGGTGCAACTCAGTTAGCAAATTTACTCATTAATCATTGTACACACTTAAATCTATGGGTAGGTAAAGCTGTGAATCCAGCTCACCAAAATCCGAACCTACCTATGAATTTAAATATAAAACTGCAAATTGTCAAAGAACTCATTAAGACTTTACAGGGATTAGGTAAAGAAGTTCAAGTGACTTATCTTTAGGAGGTATGTATGCGGAAATTTGAAAATTACGTTCAGTATACCAAGTATAAAGTACTTAAAGAAGTCGCACACTCCACTCTCCAGGATTCTTTAGAAGAAGATCTATTGGATATTCCTGAAAAAATAATTCCTGGACCTCAAGCTGAAACAAGATGTTGTATCTATAAAGAGAGGGCCATCATCAATGAGCGGATTAAACTAGCTATGAAAGGGGATCAAACTCAACCAACCCACATTGAGGTCATCCCTTTAGCCTGTGATGAATGCCCAGTTGATCGTTATACTGTAACAGAAGCATGTCGAGGCTGCTTAGCCCATAAATGCAAAGATGTATGCCCCTTTGGCGCTATATCTATTGTCGGTCAAAGAGCTATCATCGACCCTTTGAAATGTCGAGAATGTGGTAAATGTGCTGAAGTTTGCCCATTTAATGCTATTGCAGAAGTACAACGGCCTTGTATTCGTGCATGTGAAGCTAACGCTATTACTTATGATTCTGAAAGCAAGAAAGCTTCAATTAATGAAGATCATTGTGTGCAATGCGGTGCTTGTGTATTTCAGTGCCCATTTGGTGCTATCATGGATCAATCTTATATTACCAATGTCATACGCCTATTAAAAAATAAGAAGGATTCAGATGCTAAAGTATACGCTTTAATTGCACCTGCTATTTCCAGTCAATTCACTTATGCCAGAATAAACCAAGTAGTGACCGGTATCAAAAAGCTAGGCTTTCACAGTGTTATTGAAGTAGCTCTTGGTGCTGATTTAGTAGCCTTCCATGAAACAAAGCATTTAGCTAAAGAACTGCCCGAAAAGGAATGGCTAACAAGTTCCTGTTGTCCTGCATTTGTAGATTATATTGAAAAAAATTATCCTGATTATAAAGATCATATATCCACTGCTATTTCTCCTATGATAGCAACTGCAAGACTGGTAAAAAAAACAGATCCACGAGCCAAAATTGTTTTTATCGGCCCTTGTATCGCTAAAAAAATGGAGCAGCAGAAATATGCTGAAGATGTGGACTATGTCTTAACCTTTGAAGAACTCCAAGCATTATTGGATGCCCATCAGATAGCAGTTGAAGATTGCGAAGATGGTCTTCTCGATAACGCTTCCTATTTCGGTCGTATTTTTGCAAGATCAGGGGGACTATCCGATGCAGTAACCCAAGCTGCAAAGGAGCTTAAGTTAGACTTGACAGTAACCCCTGTACTAGGTGACGGTCTAAAAGAATGCGATCGACACTTGAAGATAGCTACCTTCAATAAACTTAAAGGTAATTTTATAGAAGGTATGGCTTGTAAAGGTGGTTGTATCTGTGGTCCTGCTTCACTCTCCCATGGACCAAAGGATAAAAACCAAGTCGATAAGTATGGCAAATTAGCCATGGAAAAAAGTATAACGGATTCCATACGTGTCTTGGACATTAATCAAGTTAACCTCGATTAGCCTAATAAACTCTAATAAGCTAAAAAAAGCTTTGTCAAGATTCTAAATGTTTAGATCTGGGCAAAGCTTTCCTTTTAAGTTCCACTTCTAAAACCATAGTGGATTGGAGATTGCAAATGGTATGTTTTCTTCAAGTTGCCAAAGTTCCCCTCGTATAAATCGGTATCCTTCAAAAGTATAATCATGCACAGATGATTCCATTAATATTTCTTCACTTAAGAGCCCTTTATCCGTAAATAGACGTAATTTACAGGGAGAAAATTGGTGGATAAGAATACTTACCTTTTCACTATTTTTTATAAATTCCAGATATGGTGATTTCGGAGAATAGCAAATGCATACTTTACCTTCCCTAAGTCCTTCTAGAATACCTTCTTTTGTAAGAGAATCTGACTTAACACGTGTGGTTGGATAACCAAACCATTTATCTGGGTGCTTACCATGGGCATCACTTCCTCCAACAGCAATAAGCTTTCGCCCTTCACATAGGACATCGTGCCACCATTGAATGCAGTCGTAGTTCCCTTGATCCCAAAAAGCATTCCATACCTCAATATGTGTAAATGGGTGGTTTAAAGATAACTTCCAAGTATCTTTAAAAAAAGGATGATTAATAGATAACATCGCAGTAGCAGGTAGAGATTTAATAATACGTGTCAATTCATCGTCATTATTAAAAATGACATTCTTTAAAGGCTCCTCAATGTTCCATACATTAGCATGACCATAGTAGGAAGTTAACTCTACTCCAGGTATATGAATAAGTCCAATATTATGTGAAAGTTCATGGTGACCGCTCATAGCATTATGATCTGTAAGTGCCATAAAATCTAATCCAGCTTCTTTAACATGATTCATTACTTCAGGTACTGTATATATACCATCACTATGGATGCTGTGCATATGTAGATCACCAGCTAACCACCGAGTATCAGGTTGATGACAGATAATCTCCGCCTCTATACTGTTGTCTTCATATAGTTTAGCTAAACCTATGAGTAGTTGCCATTGTCCTTCCTGAATACCTGGAAAATAACCCTCTGAGGCAAAATCAGAAGCAATAATAATCTGTGACAACGTTCCACCACTCCACCCCTGAAATCCTTCAGGTGACTCAAGTGATATATCTATACCATTGATCTTCGAGTCATTTCTAACGATTATTTCTATTCGCTCAGTATCTTTTGGTACCTCGAATGGAAAAGGATAGTAAGCAAGTGTATCCGTTTTTTTATACTTCAATGAAACATTCATGAATATCAACCCTTTGTTGATCCTAACATCAAACCGGATAAGAAATATCTTTGTAAAAAGGGATATATCAGTAATAAAGGTATAATGGCGATAACAACACCTGCCATTTGAGCATTCTTTGTTATGAAAGTTGCTGATGATGAAGCATCGCTATCTACAACTAGACCTTTTAAAGCTACTTGCAGAGTATACTTCTTAGGATCACTTATGAAAATTACGGATTCCATGAAGTGATTCCATTTTTCAACGAATTGAAAAAGTGTTACTGTAGCTAGACCAGGCTTTGCTAATGGTAAATAAACTCTAAAAAGCAAATCTAATTCTTTGGCTCCATCGATATATGCCGCTTCACCTAAAGACTTAGGAATACTCTCAAAGAAATTTTTCATTAACATTACCGTATACCCTGTAATCATGTTGGTTACGATGATAGCCCATAAACTATTGATTAAGTGTAGTTGCTTATATAATAAGTACAGTGGAATCATTATGTTTTGTAAGGGTACCATCATGGTAATGAGTATGAAAGCTACAAAGAATCGCTTTGCACCAAAATCTTCTTTGGACAATGCATATCCTGTTAAGGTACATAAAGATACATGCAGGAAAGTACCTGCTATAGTAACAACGATATTGTTAATAATGGGTTTTGCGATCTTCACTTGCTCAAATAAGGTTACGTAACCCTCTATACTGAATTCCTTAGGCCATAATACAATGGTAGGACTCATTGATCCCATATCAGATGAGAAAGATAGAGCAAATGTATTCAGTAAAGGAATAACCATTGAAGCAACCACTAAAAATAAAAACAAGATATTGACTATCTCAAAAATTTGACGCCCTTTGGTTCGATCAATTTGTGATTGTATGTTCATCTCTCTTCCTCCTATCTTTCAGTCTTTTTGACTACGAATTGATAAAACAATGTTAATACACCGATAATACCAAGCATGACCACAGCTACAGCTGATGCATAGTCCATCCTAAAGTTTTGTAAACCTAATTTATAGGTATAAGTCATGACAACTTCTGTTTTATCAACAACAGATGGGTTCGTTAAAATAAAGGATTGACTAAACATACGTAAGGATGCAATTAAGTTAAGCATTAATACGACCTTCATTGTTGGATATAATCCCGGTATGGTGATATGCAAAACTTGCTTTAGTCGCCCCGCTCCATCAATTCTCGCCGCCTCGTATAAACAAGGATCAATATTCGTTAACGCAGCTAAATAAATGATACAACCGTATCCTGCTGTCTTCCAGGTATTTAGAAACCAAAATATGGCTGTGATCCATTTTTCACTTGTCATGAAATTGATGGTGTCTAATCCCATTTGTTTTAAAGCCATGTTGACCATACCGATATCAGGAGCCAATATACTGATAAAGATACCACTAATGGCTACCCAAGAAAATAGATTTGGAGTATAGATAATTGTTTGAACAAAGCGTTTTAACTTATTTTGCATGACTTCATTAAGGAGTAATGCTAAAAGAACTTGAATAATAAAACCAAAAAACAAGTTTCCTCCACCAATAACTAAAGTATTCTTTAAAGATCTCCAAAAATCCATGTCTGTTAAAATTTCTTTATAGTGGGTTAACCCTGCCCAAGAACTCTCCCCAATCAAAGCATAATCTTGAATACTGATGATAAAGCCCCTGAATAGTGGATAATAATAAAATAGAATACAAAATATGAAAGCGGGTATTAATAAGGCATAAATACTTTGATTGCGTTTAAAATCACTAATTACGGAACCCCAAAAAGATATCTTCTTAGATTCTTTTACTTTTAAATCTATGTGAGTCATTCCATCACCTCCTAGTAAGGGTGGCTATCGCCACCCTGTTTATCTAATCAATAAGTCCTTTTCCCTTTAGTTCTTTTTGCATACTAGCAACAGCTTCTTCTCCTGTAATTTCACCTAGAATAGCTTTAATGATAAATTTATCAACGATTTCTTCAGCTGCTTTACTGTTTGCATTAATCAGTTCTGGTTGACCGTAATTTAATACTACGTCTCTAGATTGTTCATAATTTTTAGGGATCTTCACTGGGTTAACCCATTGTGAAGATTTTGCTACTACAACACCATGGTCCATACTATGTTGTTCACCAATCTCTGTTAATACGTACTTACCATCTTCAACAGTATAATCATGACCTTCTATACCTAAAGTACTTAGAATATTTCCTTCATAAGTATGATAGAACTCTAAGAATTTAAAAGCCCAATCTTTATTATCACTGTAGTTTAATAGAGTGAATAGCCCATCTTGACCAGTTGTTATACTTCCTTCACCATTTGCTCCTTTAGGAGGCTCTAAACCATATATTTCGAAAGATGTATTAGGATCTTCTGCTAATGCCTTATCATTGAATAAACCAGTCCAGTTATCCCAGTAAACCATTAAACCAGCACGTCCTGTTAATATCATTTCTCTACAGTCCGAACTACCATTTGTTGGGAAGTTAGGATCCATAATACCTTCAGCATATAATCTTGCTAACCAATCGTAAACCTCAATGGCCTCCTCTGTTGCATATGGAACAAACAGCTGACCATTTTCATCTACATCATAACCATCCACTAGGCCTTTTGTTCCCATGAAAGGCTGGATATCATAGGTTTTTTTCAATGTAAATCCATAAGTATCATCTTGCCCATTACCATCAGGATCGTTGAACGTAAATGCTCTTAGCATGTCATAATATCCGTCTAAGTCCTGAGGTTCATCCAATCCTAATTGATCTAACCAATCTTTTCGAACTAATGGTAAGCGTCCACCTTCATATTTATTGAAAACAGCATAAATTTCACCATCATCACGACGAATACGCTCCCATTCTTTTGGATCAATTATTTCCGGATTACCTAAAACTTCAGACTCTTCAATGCGGCTTGTTAAAGGTTCAAATGCGTTAAGAGGTAATAATTTTTCAAATATATCGGTATTCATATAAAGAATATCGATTTCTTCACCAGCAGCTAATGTTGTTGTTATCTTCGTATCGTATTCATCACCAGCTACACGAACCGCTTCCAATTGAATACCAGATAATCTTTCAGCTTCTTGATTCCAAAGTTCCATCTCATCTGGGTCATTACCACCAACTACAGCTGTAAGCATTTTAACAGGTCTCTCCTGCTTTGGTTCTTCTTTTACTTCTTCTGATTCATTTTTTGTACCTTCTGCCGTCTGTTTGTTTTCTTGTTTTCCTTCATTCTCTGATTTTGCTGCTTCATCTGCTCCACATCCTACTATTCCTAATGTAAGTATAGTAACCATACATAGAGCTAAAAATTTCTTCATATAACCTCCCATGATTATCCTCCTCATTCTCTTTTCATTTTCTGTGATCACAGCAAGAGTCCTACGTGGTCCTCTCATGCATTATTATGGGATTAATCATCTGAAAGATAAAGAGTAGCCTTCGGCAAACTCCTTCTTTAAAGGTTCAAAACCAAAAGTTAATGTAATGAGTCAAAGTCATGGTCTATTTGACTATGGATTATGTTAAAATAAAACATAGCTTGTTTACAAACTATAATCAGTTAAAATGTTATTGAACAAAATGAATAAGTTTTAGGGGGATTAACATGAAGAAGAAGGGCATATTGTTTAAACAACTATTTTTGTGTTTGATTCTATTCCTAGTAGTTCCAACATCCATATATACTTTTTTCTACCATTACAACATTTCAGATGTTATGAAGCAAAAAATATATGAGTCCACCACTAAACATTTAAATTTACTCCAAAAAGATGTGGATAAAATATTAGAGAAATCAACAAAAAATCTTCTAGCCTTGTCCATTGATCCGATAATTGAAGATATGATGGTCATGCAGAATTCTGGTCAGCAAAGATCAATAGAATATATAGAGCACTTAATGGATTTTAGGTTTTACTGTACCCAATTAGAAGCAACAGAGGACTATATTCATTCCGTTTATCTGTATAATCCAACAGCCGACTATATCATTACTTCAGGTGGTGAAAGTGTATCGATAGATGAGTTTTTTGATACCTCTTGGGTTGATAGCTTAGAAGACATTACTCAATTAACCATATTACCATCAAGACAACCTATTGATAATAATCACTCCTACGTTGATATCGATCGGGACATCAGCTCACCCGTGGTAACAATGGCTTATCCCATGGATACGGGTTCTATACAAACTAAAGGAATCATTATTTTTAATATCTATGAGAAGCAATTGATCCCCCTTACAGAAGACTTTGTGTTTTTGATGGATATGAATGGCAGTCTTATTGCAAGCAACGATATGAAAGAATGGACAAATGATCCAGATGCTTTCATTGTAGGTATCCACGCTTTTTTAGAAGAGGCGAATTACCCTAAAGACATGCTAACTTATACACATGAACAAGATAAATTTTTAATTAACTCCACCTATTATGATAGAAGAAGGATGGTTCTAACCACCATAACACCTATAAACGATGTTATGGCAACTATTGTGCAGTACCAGATCACTGTATTAGTGGTTTCTACGGTTATTTTATTAGGTGGCCTGATCTTATCTTTTGGAATATCAAATAAACTGTATGTTCCCATTAAGAATACCTTGAATAACCTGACAACCTATCCCATACCAACTATAGATTCCAGAGGAAATGAATTAGATTATATTAAAAACGTGGTTAATAAGATTATTGAAGATGATAAAGCCATTAAGGAACAACTGAATAATCAACAAGAGAACATATATGAAGCAAAAGTTCTTCAATTAATCAAAGGAAAGACAGATACAACTTCCCTCTTTCAATCAGAGCAGTTTTTCCTCTGTGTATTACTATCGATTGATTCTTATGATGAATTCATTGCAAAACATAGTTATAAAGAACAATTTTACTTCAAACAATTATTTCTACGACAGATTGAAACACTCTTTAACGAAGTATTTCTGAGTAAAGGTGCTATGCTAGAGCAAGATAAAATTGTGTTTTTAGTAAATGGTGATGCTACTCAACTAGAGGGTGTCTATATGGATAATATACTAAAAGCTGCTCAAAGTATGATATCAGAGCAGTTTAACCGTACTATTTCTTTTGGTGTCAGCCCCCTTATCAATGGTATACCTGATTTAAGAGATGGCTATCTAAATGCCTTATCCACATTGGATTATCGTATTTCATATGGTAAAGAAAGTATTATTTATAGCCACTTACTCAATCCAGCTATTCACCCCGAAAACTCTTATGAAGAGCTTTTCGTTAGGGTAATCAACCAACTTGAGCTCAATCATTTAGAAGAAATAGAATCCTGCCTTGACCAATTATTTGCTTCTATTAAAGAGAAAGGCGATGTAACAAATGATTACGTTATGACAATACTTTCTCCATTAATTACACGGACTTATAATTACTTATCGATACACCTTTTAAGGTTTTCAAGGGTTTTAGGTGATGATCATTCATCCATGTACAAGTTAGTCTCTGAACAGGAAAGTTTGATAGCGTTAAAAAAGGTATTGATGGATCTCTATTTAAAGATCATCTTGATTCAAGAAGACCAAGGTAAGAATTTAAGTATTATTGATCGTTCACTTCAATACATCAAAGATAATTATAATGATCATAATCTTGATTTGACAGTTTTATCCACAGAGATGAACATTAGTTATTCATATTTAAGAAAGCAAATCAAAGAGCAAACCGGATTGACTTATATCGAGTACTTAAACAAATATCGTATAAAAAAAGCTAAAGAACTACTCCAACAAAGGACCCATACCATCAAAGAGATTTCTTTTTTAGTAGGTTACAACAATGATCAAAGTTTTAATCGCTATTTCAAAAAATACGAAGGAATGACACCAGGAGAATATCGTCGAAAATTATAAGTAAAAGCCCCCAGTGCTCCTTGATGGAATACTGGGGGCTATATAACATGTATTAATCAATATAACCTCTTAACGCCAATTCTTCTTGCATAGCCTGAACTGCTTCTTCACTACTGATGCTACCAAGAATAGCTTTGACAGCGTATTTAGTAACAATCTCTTCTGCTGCTTTACTGGTTGATCGAATAACCTCATTTTTTCCATAGCTTAAGATAATCTCTTTACTTTGCAGATAATTTTTTGGTGCA from the Vallitalea okinawensis genome contains:
- a CDS encoding AraC family transcriptional regulator, producing the protein MKKKGILFKQLFLCLILFLVVPTSIYTFFYHYNISDVMKQKIYESTTKHLNLLQKDVDKILEKSTKNLLALSIDPIIEDMMVMQNSGQQRSIEYIEHLMDFRFYCTQLEATEDYIHSVYLYNPTADYIITSGGESVSIDEFFDTSWVDSLEDITQLTILPSRQPIDNNHSYVDIDRDISSPVVTMAYPMDTGSIQTKGIIIFNIYEKQLIPLTEDFVFLMDMNGSLIASNDMKEWTNDPDAFIVGIHAFLEEANYPKDMLTYTHEQDKFLINSTYYDRRRMVLTTITPINDVMATIVQYQITVLVVSTVILLGGLILSFGISNKLYVPIKNTLNNLTTYPIPTIDSRGNELDYIKNVVNKIIEDDKAIKEQLNNQQENIYEAKVLQLIKGKTDTTSLFQSEQFFLCVLLSIDSYDEFIAKHSYKEQFYFKQLFLRQIETLFNEVFLSKGAMLEQDKIVFLVNGDATQLEGVYMDNILKAAQSMISEQFNRTISFGVSPLINGIPDLRDGYLNALSTLDYRISYGKESIIYSHLLNPAIHPENSYEELFVRVINQLELNHLEEIESCLDQLFASIKEKGDVTNDYVMTILSPLITRTYNYLSIHLLRFSRVLGDDHSSMYKLVSEQESLIALKKVLMDLYLKIILIQEDQGKNLSIIDRSLQYIKDNYNDHNLDLTVLSTEMNISYSYLRKQIKEQTGLTYIEYLNKYRIKKAKELLQQRTHTIKEISFLVGYNNDQSFNRYFKKYEGMTPGEYRRKL
- a CDS encoding extracellular solute-binding protein encodes the protein MGGYMKKFLALCMVTILTLGIVGCGADEAAKSENEGKQENKQTAEGTKNESEEVKEEPKQERPVKMLTAVVGGNDPDEMELWNQEAERLSGIQLEAVRVAGDEYDTKITTTLAAGEEIDILYMNTDIFEKLLPLNAFEPLTSRIEESEVLGNPEIIDPKEWERIRRDDGEIYAVFNKYEGGRLPLVRKDWLDQLGLDEPQDLDGYYDMLRAFTFNDPDGNGQDDTYGFTLKKTYDIQPFMGTKGLVDGYDVDENGQLFVPYATEEAIEVYDWLARLYAEGIMDPNFPTNGSSDCREMILTGRAGLMVYWDNWTGLFNDKALAEDPNTSFEIYGLEPPKGANGEGSITTGQDGLFTLLNYSDNKDWAFKFLEFYHTYEGNILSTLGIEGHDYTVEDGKYVLTEIGEQHSMDHGVVVAKSSQWVNPVKIPKNYEQSRDVVLNYGQPELINANSKAAEEIVDKFIIKAILGEITGEEAVASMQKELKGKGLID